One part of the Solanum dulcamara chromosome 3, daSolDulc1.2, whole genome shotgun sequence genome encodes these proteins:
- the LOC129882228 gene encoding dolichyl-diphosphooligosaccharide--protein glycosyltransferase subunit 4A, translating into MIDDQDLGFFANFLGIFIFVLVIAYHYVMADPKYEGN; encoded by the coding sequence ATGATTGACGACCAGGATCTCGGCTTCTTCGCCAACTTTCTTGGCATCTTTATATTTGTGCTGGTCATCGCTTACCATTATGTGATGGCAGATCCAAAATATGAAGGCAATTGA